The Cellulomonas sp. S1-8 genome has a window encoding:
- a CDS encoding Fpg/Nei family DNA glycosylase, with amino-acid sequence MPELPEVEALAQYLRGRTVGRAVTRVEVAAISALKTFRPAPTALRDGVVTDVARHGKWVDAVVDSPADGTLHLVWHLSRAGWVRWYDVLPERPARPGKSPIALRVGFDDGTGFDLTEAGTRKRLAVHVVADPADVPPIASLGVEPLSDEFTPERLGELLAARNQQVKGLLRDQGTIAGIGNAYSDEILLVARTSPFAPTRSYDAARTRTLHTAIRTVLTEAVTTATGKPAAELKDAKRRGMRVHGRTGEPCPGWDGVPCGNTVHEVSFADSSLQYCPTCQTGGKPLADRRMSRLLR; translated from the coding sequence GTGCCGGAGCTGCCCGAGGTCGAGGCGCTCGCGCAGTACCTGCGCGGGCGGACGGTCGGACGTGCCGTGACCCGCGTCGAGGTCGCCGCGATCAGCGCGCTCAAGACGTTCCGGCCGGCCCCGACGGCGCTGCGCGACGGCGTGGTGACCGACGTGGCGCGGCACGGCAAGTGGGTGGACGCCGTCGTGGACTCCCCCGCCGACGGGACGCTCCACCTGGTCTGGCACCTCTCGCGTGCCGGCTGGGTGCGGTGGTACGACGTGCTTCCCGAGCGCCCCGCACGGCCCGGCAAGTCACCGATCGCGCTGCGCGTCGGGTTCGACGACGGCACGGGCTTCGACCTGACGGAGGCGGGGACGCGCAAGCGTCTCGCGGTGCACGTCGTCGCCGACCCGGCCGACGTGCCGCCGATCGCCTCGCTCGGCGTCGAGCCGTTGTCCGACGAGTTCACGCCCGAGCGCCTCGGTGAGCTGCTCGCCGCGCGCAACCAGCAGGTCAAGGGCCTGCTGCGCGACCAGGGGACGATCGCGGGCATCGGTAACGCGTACTCCGACGAGATCCTGCTGGTTGCGCGGACCAGCCCGTTCGCGCCGACGCGCTCGTACGACGCGGCGCGGACCCGCACGCTGCACACCGCGATCCGCACGGTGCTGACCGAGGCGGTCACGACCGCGACGGGCAAGCCGGCCGCCGAGCTGAAGGACGCCAAGCGCCGCGGCATGCGGGTCCACGGGCGCACCGGCGAACCGTGCCCCGGCTGGGACGGCGTGCCGTGCGGCAACACCGTGCACGAGGTGTCGTTCGCCGACTCGTCGCTGCAGTACTGCCCCACGTGCCAGACGGGCGGCAAGCCGCTGGCCGACCGGCGCATGTCGCGCTTGTTGCGCTGA